The Burkholderia mayonis genome window below encodes:
- a CDS encoding type II toxin-antitoxin system RatA family toxin yields MADVQKTVLIRHSAEQMFDLVTDVADYPNFLPWCGGVEIRRRDETGMEARIDINFKGIRQHFATRNTQQRPTRIDMEFTDGPFRKFTGYWRFTPLRADACKIEFALHYEFSSVILEKIIGPVFTHIANTFVESFVKRADQRYGKG; encoded by the coding sequence ATGGCAGATGTCCAGAAAACCGTATTGATCCGCCACTCGGCGGAACAGATGTTCGACCTCGTCACCGACGTGGCCGATTACCCGAACTTCCTGCCGTGGTGCGGCGGCGTCGAGATTCGCCGTCGCGACGAAACCGGGATGGAGGCGCGGATCGACATCAACTTCAAGGGCATCAGGCAGCATTTCGCGACCCGCAACACGCAGCAGCGCCCGACCCGGATCGACATGGAGTTTACCGATGGGCCGTTTCGCAAGTTTACCGGCTACTGGCGCTTCACGCCGCTGCGCGCGGACGCGTGCAAGATCGAATTTGCGCTGCACTACGAGTTCTCGAGCGTGATCCTCGAGAAGATCATCGGGCCCGTATTCACGCACATCGCGAACACGTTCGTCGAATCGTTCGTGAAGCGCGCCGACCAGCGCTACGGCAAGGGGTGA
- a CDS encoding DUF2182 domain-containing protein translates to MALVFAAGAAVAVAWLASMPAMGEMPMPGGWTMSAVWTRMCGRTWAGAAASFVGMWIAMMTAMMLPSVAPMLWRCARAAGWMREARAWPRAASVAAGYGFVWTAAGIVVYAIGAALAAVVMRAPALSRAVPVAAGAVVLSAGAFQFTAWKARHLACCRAAPGRCGALPERVGAAWRQGARFGFHCCCSSAGLTASLLVIGIMDLRAMAAVTAAIAVERLAPAGERAARAAGSVIVGAGVILIARAVGIG, encoded by the coding sequence TTGGCGCTCGTCTTCGCGGCCGGTGCCGCGGTGGCGGTCGCATGGCTTGCGTCGATGCCCGCGATGGGCGAGATGCCGATGCCGGGCGGCTGGACGATGTCGGCGGTGTGGACGCGGATGTGCGGGCGGACGTGGGCCGGCGCGGCGGCGTCGTTCGTCGGCATGTGGATCGCGATGATGACGGCGATGATGCTGCCGTCGGTCGCGCCGATGCTGTGGCGCTGCGCGCGGGCGGCCGGCTGGATGCGCGAAGCGCGCGCCTGGCCGCGGGCCGCGTCGGTCGCGGCCGGGTATGGCTTCGTGTGGACCGCGGCGGGCATCGTCGTCTACGCGATCGGCGCCGCATTGGCGGCGGTCGTGATGCGCGCGCCGGCGCTTTCGCGCGCCGTTCCGGTCGCGGCCGGTGCGGTCGTGCTGAGCGCCGGTGCGTTTCAGTTCACCGCGTGGAAGGCCCGCCATCTGGCGTGCTGTCGCGCGGCGCCGGGGCGCTGCGGCGCGTTGCCTGAGCGCGTCGGCGCGGCGTGGCGACAGGGTGCGCGTTTTGGTTTTCACTGCTGCTGCAGCAGCGCGGGTCTCACCGCGAGCCTGCTCGTCATCGGGATCATGGATTTGCGTGCGATGGCCGCCGTGACGGCTGCCATCGCCGTCGAACGTCTCGCGCCGGCCGGCGAGCGTGCTGCGCGAGCCGCCGGGAGCGTCATCGTCGGGGCGGGGGTGATCTTGATTGCGCGAGCGGTCGGGATCGGATGA
- a CDS encoding DUF899 domain-containing protein has product MATHMTGTREEWLAARLELLDAEKAHTRRGDELARRRQALPWVRVDKAYRFEMDEGSASLADLFRGRSQLLVYHFMFGPDYTAGCPSCSAIADGFDGFVVHLAHHDATLSAVSRAPLAKLQTYRKRMGWTFPWASSLDSDFNYDFNVSFTDAQQRDGSVEYNYRRSGHAMDLTSAPAPVAEFAAACGTDARTYVRDRPGMSAFVLEDGVVYHTYSTYARGLDGLWGMYQWLDRAPKGRNETGVWWRRHDEYGGR; this is encoded by the coding sequence ATGGCGACACATATGACCGGGACGCGCGAAGAATGGCTCGCTGCGCGGCTCGAACTGCTCGATGCGGAGAAAGCGCACACGCGGCGCGGCGACGAGCTCGCGCGGCGACGTCAGGCGCTGCCTTGGGTGCGCGTCGACAAGGCGTATCGATTCGAGATGGACGAAGGAAGCGCGTCGCTCGCGGACCTTTTCCGCGGCCGCTCGCAACTGCTCGTCTACCACTTCATGTTCGGGCCCGACTACACGGCGGGATGCCCGTCGTGCTCGGCGATCGCGGACGGCTTCGACGGCTTCGTCGTTCATCTCGCGCATCACGACGCCACGCTGTCGGCGGTGTCGCGCGCGCCGCTCGCGAAGCTGCAGACGTACAGGAAGCGGATGGGATGGACGTTTCCGTGGGCATCGTCGCTCGACAGCGATTTCAACTACGACTTCAACGTGTCGTTCACCGACGCGCAGCAGCGCGACGGGAGCGTCGAATACAACTACCGGCGCAGCGGCCATGCGATGGACTTGACGTCCGCGCCTGCACCCGTCGCCGAGTTCGCTGCCGCTTGCGGGACCGACGCACGTACGTACGTACGCGATCGGCCGGGCATGAGCGCGTTCGTGCTCGAGGACGGTGTCGTCTATCACACGTATTCGACGTACGCGCGCGGGCTCGATGGGCTCTGGGGCATGTACCAGTGGCTCGATCGCGCGCCGAAGGGGCGCAACGAAACGGGCGTCTGGTGGCGCCGCCATGACGAGTACGGCGGGCGCTGA
- a CDS encoding DEAD/DEAH box helicase, with product MTSKRSSTKSHRSPKLSRTHAPDHMSPADWQRALRRKFGQEQTFSLENLGTETYFSEFRVGNPASNSSYRVSIRGARPGDNFCACADYATNELGTCKHIEFALSRLLRKRGAKAAFARGYQPAFSELYLRNEGGRAVHFRAGTDCPAKVAKAAAALFDESRRWHLPEDRFEDLGRFLSSVAKAGHELRAHDDALDFIAGRNDAARRAMMLDGQFPQGAATPSLRKLLKVPLYPYQAEGALFAVRAGRALIGDEMGLGKTVQAVAAAEILIRHFGVSKVLVICPTSLKYQWQSEIMRFSGRASRVITGGLAQRRGEYAGQDLYKITNYEKLKSDLDMISAWAPELIIVDEAQRIKNWNTIAAKALKRIDSPYAAVLTGTPLENKLEELVSIVQFVDQHRLGPTWKLLHEHQVKDEAGRVTGYTGLDEIGQTLAPIMIRRRKSEVLLQLPGRTDQNLLVPMTEMQMAYHMENADIVAKIVRRWRNTRFLSDQDQRRLTCALQNMRMSCNSTYLLDQETDHGVKADELVTLFESLFTQPDEKVVVFSQWTRTHEIVIRRLEKLGIGYVSFHGGVPSENRPALVQRFRDDSDCRVFLSTDAGSTGLNLQHASTLVNMDLPWNPAVLEQRIARIYRLGQKKPVRVVNYVAKGTIEEGMLSVLAFKRSLAKGILDGGASEILLGGSRLTRFMKDVENVTGRMGESGVMAAAEEAASGAAVSGIVARDASVVETELAGAGERPQASTVDTAQRGASFEPWSGLLQFGAVLASALSEPGDGAVAAHPWVERDAVTGERSLRLPLPSAETARRLTEMLSTISDALLNGSANRSR from the coding sequence ATGACCAGCAAACGCTCTTCCACCAAGTCACATCGATCCCCGAAGCTTTCCCGCACCCACGCCCCCGATCACATGTCGCCCGCCGACTGGCAGCGCGCCTTGCGTCGGAAATTCGGGCAAGAACAGACGTTCTCGCTGGAGAATCTCGGGACGGAGACGTATTTCTCGGAATTCCGCGTCGGCAATCCGGCGTCGAACTCCAGCTATCGCGTGTCGATTCGTGGAGCCCGCCCGGGCGACAACTTCTGCGCCTGTGCCGATTACGCCACCAACGAACTCGGCACCTGCAAGCACATTGAATTCGCCTTGTCGCGACTACTGCGCAAGCGCGGCGCAAAGGCGGCCTTCGCCCGTGGTTATCAGCCCGCATTCTCGGAGCTGTATTTACGCAACGAGGGAGGGCGAGCGGTCCATTTTCGCGCCGGCACGGATTGTCCGGCAAAGGTGGCCAAAGCGGCTGCCGCTTTGTTCGACGAGTCTCGGCGATGGCATTTGCCGGAGGACCGTTTCGAAGATCTCGGGCGCTTTCTTTCCAGTGTGGCGAAGGCCGGGCACGAATTGCGCGCCCACGACGACGCTCTCGATTTCATCGCCGGCCGTAACGACGCGGCGCGCCGTGCCATGATGCTCGATGGGCAGTTTCCGCAAGGAGCGGCGACGCCCTCGCTGAGGAAGCTGCTCAAGGTGCCGCTCTACCCTTACCAGGCCGAAGGCGCATTGTTCGCCGTGCGTGCCGGGCGCGCCTTGATCGGCGACGAAATGGGCCTCGGCAAGACGGTGCAGGCCGTCGCGGCGGCGGAAATCCTGATCCGGCATTTTGGCGTGTCGAAAGTGCTGGTGATTTGCCCGACTTCGCTCAAGTATCAGTGGCAGAGCGAAATCATGCGGTTCTCCGGCCGCGCATCGAGGGTGATCACGGGCGGCCTTGCCCAGAGGCGGGGCGAATATGCGGGCCAGGATCTCTACAAGATCACCAACTATGAGAAGCTGAAATCGGACCTCGACATGATTTCCGCGTGGGCGCCGGAACTGATCATCGTCGACGAGGCGCAGCGTATCAAGAACTGGAACACCATTGCGGCGAAAGCTCTCAAGCGAATCGACAGCCCCTATGCCGCCGTGCTAACGGGTACGCCTCTCGAGAACAAGCTGGAGGAACTCGTTTCCATCGTTCAGTTCGTCGACCAGCACCGTCTCGGGCCCACGTGGAAGCTGCTGCACGAACATCAGGTCAAGGACGAGGCGGGACGCGTGACGGGATACACGGGCCTCGACGAGATCGGCCAGACCCTGGCGCCGATCATGATACGGCGCCGCAAGTCCGAGGTGCTGCTGCAGTTGCCCGGGCGCACCGACCAGAATCTGCTGGTGCCGATGACCGAGATGCAGATGGCGTATCACATGGAAAACGCGGACATCGTGGCCAAGATCGTCCGGCGCTGGCGTAATACGAGGTTTCTGTCAGATCAAGACCAGAGGCGCCTCACCTGTGCTTTGCAGAACATGCGCATGTCGTGCAACAGCACCTATCTGCTGGACCAGGAAACCGATCATGGCGTGAAGGCCGACGAGCTGGTGACGCTGTTCGAGTCGCTTTTCACGCAGCCGGACGAGAAAGTCGTGGTGTTCAGTCAATGGACGCGCACGCATGAGATCGTCATTCGCCGGCTCGAGAAGCTCGGTATCGGTTACGTCAGCTTCCATGGCGGCGTGCCGTCGGAAAATCGGCCCGCGCTGGTGCAGCGCTTTCGGGACGATTCGGACTGTCGGGTGTTTCTGTCGACGGACGCAGGCAGCACAGGGCTCAACCTTCAGCACGCGTCGACGCTCGTGAACATGGATCTGCCGTGGAACCCGGCGGTGCTGGAGCAGCGCATCGCGCGCATCTATCGGTTGGGCCAGAAAAAGCCGGTACGAGTCGTCAATTACGTCGCGAAGGGAACGATCGAGGAGGGCATGCTGTCGGTGCTCGCTTTCAAGCGCTCGCTGGCGAAGGGCATCCTCGACGGCGGCGCCAGCGAAATTCTGCTCGGCGGGTCGCGCCTGACCCGTTTCATGAAGGACGTCGAAAATGTCACGGGGCGCATGGGGGAGAGCGGGGTCATGGCCGCGGCAGAGGAAGCTGCGAGCGGCGCCGCCGTGTCTGGCATCGTGGCGCGTGACGCGAGCGTCGTGGAAACCGAGCTCGCCGGTGCCGGAGAGCGGCCTCAAGCTTCGACCGTCGATACTGCACAACGAGGCGCGTCCTTCGAGCCGTGGTCAGGGTTGCTGCAGTTCGGCGCGGTGCTGGCGTCGGCGTTGAGTGAGCCAGGTGATGGCGCGGTTGCCGCACACCCGTGGGTCGAGCGCGATGCCGTGACGGGCGAGCGAAGTCTCAGGTTGCCGCTGCCATCGGCCGAGACGGCAAGACGGCTGACCGAGATGCTGTCGACGATCTCGGATGCTTTGCTCAACGGCAGCGCAAACCGAAGTCGCTGA
- a CDS encoding DMT family transporter, translated as MQRGVAYGVLAGALWGMVFLVPRVLTDFSPLLLSVGRYAMYGLVSLAAALPAARSLAARLTREDLVALVKLALVGNVAYYMLLSSAVHLIGIAPSSLIVGVLPVTVTLAGLGDHGAVPLKRLAGPLALVVAGIACINVDLFTSEAAHATTLAQKLVGIACATAALASWTWYAVANARYLQRHHRFDGNEWSVLWGVVTGLIGGLCWIGIAALPAGTLQPALPASRWQLFWLLNLGLAIGASWLGNGLWNAASKRLPLTLSGQLIVFETVFALLYGFVFDHRLPRALEIAALVLLLAGVYGSVRRHGGDKRAADDPLNANLGAH; from the coding sequence ATGCAGCGCGGTGTAGCGTACGGAGTGTTGGCAGGCGCCCTATGGGGCATGGTGTTTCTCGTGCCGCGGGTTCTGACCGACTTCTCGCCGTTGTTGCTGAGCGTCGGCCGCTATGCGATGTACGGCCTCGTGTCGCTCGCGGCCGCGTTGCCGGCCGCCCGCTCGCTCGCCGCGCGCCTCACGCGCGAAGATCTCGTCGCGCTCGTCAAGCTCGCGCTCGTCGGCAACGTCGCCTACTACATGCTGCTGTCGAGCGCGGTGCACCTGATCGGCATCGCGCCCAGCTCGCTGATCGTCGGCGTACTGCCCGTCACGGTCACGCTCGCCGGCCTCGGCGATCACGGCGCGGTGCCGCTCAAGCGGCTCGCGGGCCCGCTCGCGCTCGTCGTCGCCGGCATCGCATGCATCAACGTCGATCTGTTCACGTCCGAGGCCGCGCATGCGACGACGCTCGCCCAGAAGCTCGTCGGCATCGCGTGCGCGACGGCCGCGCTCGCGAGCTGGACGTGGTACGCGGTCGCGAACGCCCGCTACCTGCAGCGCCATCACCGGTTCGACGGCAACGAATGGTCGGTGCTGTGGGGCGTCGTCACGGGCCTGATCGGCGGGCTGTGCTGGATCGGCATCGCCGCGCTCCCGGCAGGCACGCTGCAGCCGGCGCTGCCCGCGTCGCGCTGGCAGTTGTTCTGGCTGCTGAATCTCGGCCTCGCGATCGGCGCGTCGTGGCTCGGCAACGGGCTGTGGAACGCGGCGTCGAAGCGGCTGCCGCTCACGCTGTCGGGCCAGTTGATCGTGTTCGAAACCGTGTTCGCGCTGCTGTACGGCTTCGTCTTCGATCATCGGCTGCCGCGCGCGCTCGAGATCGCGGCGCTCGTGCTGCTGCTTGCTGGCGTGTACGGATCGGTGCGCCGGCACGGTGGCGACAAGCGCGCGGCCGACGATCCGCTCAACGCGAACCTCGGCGCGCACTGA
- a CDS encoding RnfH family protein, which translates to MPKVQVCYALPERQTLVAVDVPAGATVRDAIDASGVLALYPDIDLAKLKTGIFGKLAALDAAVADGDRVEIYRPLIVDPKVARQRRVDKTRREGSIEGRKWLPKDSR; encoded by the coding sequence ATGCCGAAGGTCCAGGTCTGCTATGCGCTGCCGGAGCGGCAGACGCTCGTCGCCGTCGACGTGCCGGCTGGCGCGACCGTGCGCGACGCGATCGACGCGAGCGGCGTGCTCGCGCTTTATCCGGACATCGACCTCGCGAAGCTCAAGACGGGCATCTTCGGCAAGCTCGCGGCGCTCGACGCGGCCGTCGCCGACGGCGATCGCGTCGAGATCTACCGTCCGCTCATCGTCGATCCGAAGGTCGCGCGGCAGCGCCGCGTCGACAAGACCCGCCGCGAGGGCTCGATCGAAGGCCGCAAGTGGCTGCCGAAGGATTCGCGCTGA
- the guaA gene encoding glutamine-hydrolyzing GMP synthase, with protein sequence MHDKILILDFGSQVTQLIARRVREAHVYCEIHPNDVTDDFVREFAPKGVILSGSHASTYEDQQLRAPQAVWDLGVPVLGICYGMQTMAVQLGGKVEWSDHREFGYAEVRAQGHTRLLDGIRDFTTPEGHGMLKVWMSHGDKVAELPPGFALMASTPSCPIAGMADEARGYYAVQFHPEVTHTLQGRKLLERFVLDIAGAAPDWIMRDHIEEAVARIREQVGDEEVILGLSGGVDSSVAAALIHRAIGDQLTCVFVDHGLLRLDEGKMVLDMFEGRLHAKVVHVDASEQFLGHLAGVTDPEAKRKIIGREFVEVFQAEAKKLTNAKWLAQGTIYPDVIESGGAKTKKATTIKSHHNVGGLPETLGLKLLEPLRDLFKDEVRELGVALGLPAEMVYRHPFPGPGLGVRILGEVKRDYAELLRRADAIFIEELRATSATGQDAAAGLCEPSQVGKSWYDLTSQAFAVFLPVKSVGVMGDGRTYDYVTALRAVQTTDFMTAHWAHLPYALLGRVSNRIINEVRGINRVVYDVSGKPPATIEWE encoded by the coding sequence ATGCACGACAAAATCCTGATTCTCGACTTCGGTTCGCAAGTCACCCAACTGATCGCGCGGCGCGTCCGCGAAGCGCACGTCTACTGCGAGATCCACCCGAACGACGTCACCGACGACTTCGTCCGCGAATTCGCACCGAAGGGCGTGATCCTGTCCGGCAGCCACGCGAGCACCTATGAGGACCAGCAGCTTCGCGCGCCGCAGGCGGTGTGGGACCTTGGCGTGCCGGTGCTCGGCATTTGCTACGGGATGCAGACGATGGCCGTGCAGCTCGGCGGCAAGGTCGAGTGGAGCGACCATCGCGAATTCGGCTACGCGGAAGTGCGCGCGCAGGGCCACACGCGCCTCCTCGACGGCATCCGGGATTTCACGACGCCGGAAGGCCACGGGATGCTGAAGGTGTGGATGAGCCACGGCGACAAGGTCGCCGAGCTGCCGCCCGGCTTCGCGCTGATGGCGTCGACGCCGAGTTGCCCGATCGCCGGCATGGCCGACGAGGCGCGCGGCTACTACGCAGTGCAGTTCCACCCGGAAGTCACGCACACGCTGCAGGGCCGCAAACTGCTCGAGCGCTTCGTGCTCGACATCGCGGGCGCCGCGCCCGACTGGATCATGCGCGATCACATCGAGGAGGCGGTCGCGCGCATTCGTGAACAGGTCGGCGACGAGGAAGTGATCCTCGGCCTGTCGGGCGGCGTCGATTCGAGCGTCGCGGCCGCGCTGATCCACCGCGCGATCGGCGATCAGCTGACCTGCGTGTTCGTCGATCATGGCCTGTTGCGCCTGGACGAAGGCAAGATGGTGCTCGATATGTTCGAAGGCCGTCTGCATGCGAAGGTCGTGCACGTCGACGCGTCCGAGCAGTTCCTCGGCCATCTCGCGGGCGTCACCGATCCGGAGGCCAAGCGCAAGATCATCGGCCGCGAGTTCGTCGAGGTATTCCAGGCCGAGGCCAAGAAACTGACGAACGCGAAATGGCTCGCGCAAGGGACGATCTACCCGGACGTGATCGAATCGGGCGGCGCGAAGACGAAGAAGGCGACGACGATCAAGAGCCACCACAACGTCGGCGGCCTGCCGGAGACGCTCGGCCTGAAGCTGCTCGAGCCGCTGCGCGACCTGTTCAAGGATGAGGTGCGCGAACTGGGCGTCGCGCTCGGCTTGCCGGCGGAGATGGTGTATCGCCATCCGTTCCCGGGCCCGGGCCTCGGCGTGCGGATCCTCGGCGAAGTGAAGCGCGACTATGCGGAACTGCTGCGCCGCGCCGACGCGATCTTCATCGAAGAACTCCGCGCGACGAGCGCGACCGGGCAGGATGCGGCGGCGGGCCTCTGCGAGCCGTCGCAGGTCGGCAAGAGCTGGTACGACCTGACGAGCCAGGCGTTCGCGGTGTTCCTGCCGGTGAAATCGGTCGGCGTGATGGGCGACGGCCGCACGTACGACTACGTGACCGCGCTGCGCGCCGTGCAGACCACCGACTTCATGACCGCGCATTGGGCGCATCTGCCGTATGCGCTGCTCGGCCGCGTGTCGAATCGGATCATCAATGAAGTGCGCGGAATCAACCGGGTCGTGTACGACGTGTCGGGCAAGCCGCCGGCGACAATCGAGTGGGAGTGA
- a CDS encoding type IV toxin-antitoxin system AbiEi family antitoxin domain-containing protein has translation MTGSFTDFPQKAVPIDRQPLLRARDLVKQGLPTMVLSRLVAAGKLERVVRGVVIGNSPTFLRPQAIRCKGERSGLPIFPSSLRGLYTLSKGSIFFGQAHTSSEGLSTFSPCRMAKA, from the coding sequence ATGACTGGCTCATTCACCGACTTCCCCCAGAAGGCTGTGCCGATCGATCGCCAACCGTTGCTGCGCGCCCGCGATCTGGTCAAACAAGGCCTGCCGACCATGGTACTCAGCCGGCTCGTTGCGGCGGGCAAGCTGGAACGCGTCGTCCGTGGCGTCGTAATCGGTAACTCCCCGACGTTCTTGCGACCTCAGGCGATCCGATGCAAAGGCGAGCGCAGCGGATTACCCATCTTTCCTTCCTCCTTGCGTGGGCTTTACACACTCAGCAAGGGATCCATTTTTTTCGGGCAAGCTCACACGTCTTCGGAGGGGTTGTCCACCTTCTCGCCGTGCAGGATGGCGAAGGCATAG
- a CDS encoding PQQ-binding-like beta-propeller repeat protein has translation MKRTAADIIQEYGPFPGVDGVHGVTYDGRQVWFASGDKLNALDPASGTTLRSIDIAAHAGTAYDGRHLYQIAENRIHKIDPDTGRVLSTIPAPGGGADSGLAWAEGTLWVGQYRDRKIRQVDPETGAILRTIESNRFVTGVTWVDGELWHGTWESDESELRRIDPRTGDVLEALAMPAGVGVSGLESDGGDRFFCGGGNSGKVRTVRRPARSAAAQDGIGRAAGSSDE, from the coding sequence ATGAAACGAACCGCAGCCGACATCATTCAGGAATACGGCCCGTTTCCGGGCGTCGACGGCGTGCACGGCGTCACGTACGACGGCCGGCAAGTATGGTTCGCCTCGGGCGACAAGCTGAACGCGCTCGATCCGGCGAGCGGGACGACACTGCGGTCGATCGACATCGCCGCGCACGCGGGAACCGCCTATGACGGCCGACATCTGTATCAGATCGCCGAGAACCGCATCCACAAGATCGACCCGGACACGGGCCGCGTGCTGTCGACCATCCCGGCGCCCGGCGGCGGCGCGGACTCCGGGCTCGCGTGGGCCGAGGGCACGCTGTGGGTCGGACAGTATCGCGACCGCAAGATCCGTCAGGTCGATCCCGAAACGGGCGCGATTCTTCGGACGATCGAGTCGAATCGCTTCGTCACCGGCGTCACGTGGGTCGACGGCGAACTCTGGCACGGCACCTGGGAAAGCGACGAGAGCGAATTGCGCCGCATCGATCCCCGGACGGGCGACGTGCTGGAGGCGCTCGCGATGCCGGCCGGCGTCGGCGTGTCGGGGCTCGAGTCCGACGGCGGCGACCGGTTCTTCTGCGGCGGCGGAAACAGCGGGAAAGTGAGAACCGTCCGCCGCCCCGCGCGAAGCGCCGCGGCACAAGACGGCATCGGGCGCGCAGCCGGTTCCTCCGACGAGTAG
- the smpB gene encoding SsrA-binding protein SmpB, translated as MSIIDNRKAFFDYHIEERYEAGLVLEGWEVKALRAGRGQIKEGYVVVKNAEIYLIGTHISPLPEASTHIKPDPVRTRKLLLHRDEIKKLIGKVEQRGYTLVPLNFHYKGGRVKCEIGLAKGKKLHDKRETEKKRDWEREKARIMRSAT; from the coding sequence ATGAGCATCATCGACAATAGAAAAGCGTTCTTCGATTACCACATCGAAGAACGCTACGAAGCGGGGCTCGTGCTCGAGGGGTGGGAGGTCAAGGCGCTGCGCGCCGGGCGCGGACAGATCAAGGAAGGCTACGTCGTCGTGAAGAACGCGGAGATCTACCTGATCGGCACGCACATCAGCCCGCTGCCCGAAGCCTCGACGCACATCAAGCCCGATCCGGTCCGCACCCGCAAGCTGCTGCTGCACCGCGACGAAATCAAGAAACTGATCGGCAAGGTCGAGCAGCGCGGCTATACGCTCGTGCCGCTGAACTTCCACTACAAGGGCGGTCGCGTGAAATGCGAGATCGGTCTCGCGAAAGGCAAGAAGCTCCACGACAAGCGCGAAACCGAAAAGAAGCGCGATTGGGAACGCGAGAAAGCGCGAATCATGCGTTCTGCAACATAA
- the guaB gene encoding IMP dehydrogenase, producing the protein MRLIQKALTFDDVLLVPAFSDVLPRDTSLKTQLTRNISLNMPLVSAAMDTVTEGRLAIAMAQQGGVGIVHKNLTPVEQAREVAKVKRFESGVVRDPITVPPSMKVRDVIALSRQHGISGFPVVEGPKLVGIVTNRDLRFETRLDEPVKSIMTPRERLVTVAEGTPLADAKALMHSHRLERVLVVNAAFELRGLMTVKDITKQTEHPEACKDEHGKLRVGAAVGVGPDNEERVELLVQAGVDVIVVDTAHGHSKGVLERVRWVKQNFPKVEVIGGNIATASAAKALVEYGADAVKVGIGPGSICTTRIVAGVGVPQISAIANVSDALRGTGVPCVADGGVRFSGDVSKALAAGANAVMMGSMFAGTEEAPGDVFLYQGRQYKSYRGMGSVGAMKDGAADRYFQDNSANIDKLVPEGIEGRVAYKGSVNAIIFQLIGGVRASMGYCGCKTIAELHDKAEFVQITAAGMRESHVHDVQITKEAPNYHVD; encoded by the coding sequence ATGCGTCTGATCCAAAAAGCACTCACGTTCGATGACGTGCTCCTCGTCCCGGCGTTCTCCGACGTTCTGCCGCGCGACACCAGCCTCAAGACCCAACTGACCCGCAACATCTCCCTGAACATGCCGCTCGTGTCCGCCGCGATGGACACGGTCACCGAAGGTCGCCTCGCGATCGCGATGGCGCAGCAAGGCGGCGTCGGCATCGTCCACAAGAATCTCACCCCCGTCGAGCAGGCCCGCGAAGTCGCGAAGGTCAAGCGCTTCGAATCCGGCGTCGTGCGCGATCCGATCACGGTTCCGCCGAGCATGAAGGTGCGCGACGTGATCGCGCTGTCGCGCCAGCATGGCATCTCGGGCTTTCCGGTTGTCGAGGGGCCGAAGCTCGTCGGCATCGTGACGAACCGCGACCTGCGCTTCGAAACCCGCCTCGACGAGCCGGTCAAGTCGATCATGACGCCGCGCGAGCGCCTCGTGACGGTCGCCGAAGGCACGCCGCTCGCGGACGCGAAGGCGCTGATGCACAGCCACCGCCTCGAGCGCGTGCTCGTCGTCAACGCGGCGTTCGAGCTGCGCGGCCTGATGACGGTCAAGGACATCACGAAGCAGACCGAGCACCCGGAAGCATGCAAGGACGAACACGGCAAGCTGCGCGTCGGCGCGGCGGTCGGCGTCGGTCCGGACAACGAAGAGCGCGTCGAGCTGCTCGTGCAGGCGGGCGTCGACGTGATCGTCGTCGACACCGCGCACGGCCACAGCAAGGGCGTGCTCGAGCGTGTGCGCTGGGTCAAGCAGAATTTCCCGAAGGTCGAGGTGATCGGCGGCAACATCGCGACGGCATCCGCCGCGAAGGCGCTCGTCGAATACGGCGCGGATGCGGTGAAGGTCGGCATCGGCCCGGGCTCGATCTGCACGACGCGGATCGTCGCGGGCGTCGGCGTGCCGCAGATCAGCGCGATCGCGAATGTGTCGGACGCGCTGCGCGGCACGGGCGTGCCGTGCGTCGCCGACGGCGGCGTCCGCTTCTCGGGCGACGTGTCGAAGGCGCTCGCCGCCGGCGCGAACGCCGTGATGATGGGCAGCATGTTCGCCGGCACCGAAGAAGCGCCGGGCGACGTGTTCCTGTATCAGGGCCGCCAGTACAAGTCGTACCGCGGCATGGGTTCCGTCGGCGCGATGAAGGACGGCGCGGCGGACCGCTACTTCCAGGACAACTCCGCGAACATCGACAAGCTTGTGCCGGAGGGCATCGAAGGCCGCGTCGCGTACAAGGGCTCGGTCAACGCGATCATCTTCCAACTGATCGGCGGCGTGCGCGCGAGCATGGGCTACTGCGGCTGCAAGACGATCGCCGAGCTGCACGACAAGGCCGAATTCGTCCAGATCACCGCAGCCGGCATGCGCGAGTCGCACGTGCACGACGTGCAGATCACGAAGGAAGCCCCCAACTATCACGTGGACTGA